In Labrus bergylta chromosome 11, fLabBer1.1, whole genome shotgun sequence, one genomic interval encodes:
- the LOC109980088 gene encoding P2Y purinoceptor 2-like has translation MATNHSNYSAFYCKFNEDFKYILLPVSYALVFVIGLALNATALFVIVFRTKRWKPSTIYMFNLTMCDTLYIFTLPFLVYYYADENDWPFTEPLCKLIRFLFYANLYGSILFLCCISLHRFIGICYPVRSMSWVSARRARLVSVAVWAIVFCCQAPILYFSRIRARDTGRVCYDTTSPELFDDFLVYSSIISVLMFALPFMVVMVCNGLMVRKLLEPGWGSDGGPDSERGGLSANRSKQKSVKMIIIVLGTFMLCFLPFHLTRSLYYSFRYLRQLNPAQISCTLLEASSVAYKVTRPLASANSCLDPILYFLAGQDARSTLTKKTKAPSSRATSVSRRLTTKL, from the exons ATGGCCACCAACCACAGCAATTACAGCGCCTTCTACTGCAAATTCAACGAGGACTTTAAATATATCCTCCTTCCTGTCAGCTATGCCCTGGTCTTTGTTATTGGCCTGGCACTGAACGCGACAGCcttgtttgtgattgtgttCCGCACTAAGCGCTGGAAGCCCTCCACCATCTACATGTTCAACCTGACGATGTGCGACACGCTCTACATCTTCACCTTGCCCTTCCTTGTCTATTACTACGCAGACGAGAACGACTGGCCCTTCACTGAACCATTGTGCAAGCTCATACGCTTCCTTTTTTACGCCAACTTATACG GTTCTATCCTCTTCCTGTGCTGTATCAGCCTACATCGCTTCATTGGTATCTGCTACCCAGTCCGCTCCATGAGCTGGGTCAGTGCGCGTCGGGCCAGACTGGTATCTGTGGCAGTGTGGGCCATTGTTTTTTGCTGCCAGGCGCCTATTCTATACTTCTCAAGAAtcag GGCTCGGGACACTGGGCGGGTCTGCTACGACACCACAAGCCCAGAGCTTTTTGATGACTTCCTGGTGTACAGTTCGATCATATCAGTTCTCATGTTTGCCCTGCCCTTCATGGTGGTGATGGTATGCAATGGCCTTATGGTGCGGAAACTTCTGGAGCCAGGCTGGGGCTCTGATGGGGGACCTGATAGCGAGAGAGGGGGTCTGTCGGCTAATCGCTCCAAGCAGAAATCAGTGAAGATGATCATCATTGTGCTGGGAACGTTCATGCTCTGCTTCCTCCCTTTCCACCTCACTCGGAGTCTTTACTACTCCTTTAGATACCTAAGGCAGCTCAATCCAGCACAG ATCAGCTGTACTTTGCTCGAGGCCTCCAGTGTGGCCTACAAAGTCACCCGACCCTTGGCCAGCGCCAACAGCTGTCTTGACCCCATCCTTTACTTCCTGGCTGGACAGGACGCTCGCAGCACTCTCACCAAGAAGACCAAGGCGCCTTCATCAAGAGCAACAAGTGTGAGCCGACGCTTAACAACAAAACTCTGA